In the genome of Candidatus Nanopelagicales bacterium, one region contains:
- a CDS encoding 2TM domain-containing protein, whose amino-acid sequence MSLQHEPIQHTPVRAPALRHTGFRVTEWALGIVGGIATFLGLFILYGADDQYVGLGGDLSWRVGDLDAAWGYGLLAGGLVALLVTLGLVLRDHRVEHEPGGMRESGWSDVIAHAVVFTIVNGFLWAQDIALGDGANYAYWVTIPWGIGLAIHVVAQYRASRESRASRAGPAPTATE is encoded by the coding sequence ATGTCACTGCAGCACGAACCCATCCAGCACACCCCGGTCCGCGCGCCCGCGCTGCGGCACACCGGGTTCCGCGTCACGGAGTGGGCGCTCGGCATCGTCGGCGGCATCGCGACGTTCCTCGGCCTGTTCATCCTGTACGGGGCGGACGACCAGTACGTCGGGCTCGGCGGCGACCTGTCCTGGCGGGTCGGCGACCTGGACGCGGCGTGGGGCTACGGCCTGCTGGCCGGTGGCCTGGTGGCCCTGCTGGTCACCCTGGGCCTGGTCCTGCGCGACCACCGGGTCGAGCACGAGCCCGGCGGGATGCGCGAGAGCGGCTGGTCCGACGTCATCGCCCACGCGGTGGTCTTCACGATCGTGAACGGCTTCCTGTGGGCCCAGGACATCGCCCTCGGGGACGGCGCGAACTACGCCTACTGGGTCACGATCCCGTGGGGCATCGGGCTGGCAATCCACGTGGTCGCCCAGTACCGCGCGTCCCGCGAGTCCCGCGCGTCCCGCGCAGGCCCCGCACCCACCGCGACGGAATGA
- a CDS encoding universal stress protein, which yields MERILVAVDDSPAGLAAARAAIRLARLCPGALRAVHVLVDGVLVRELERGAGAVGVRERRGQATAAVLRHVVDLAAQAGVAVETVAYEGEPAACILREAAAWPADVVVVGRSGGGPVGHPYVGSEVREVLEFAEVPVLVVPPP from the coding sequence ATGGAACGCATCCTGGTGGCCGTCGACGACTCACCGGCGGGACTGGCTGCGGCGCGCGCGGCGATCCGGCTGGCACGGCTGTGCCCCGGCGCCCTGCGGGCCGTGCACGTGCTGGTGGACGGGGTGCTGGTGCGGGAGCTGGAACGCGGTGCCGGCGCCGTCGGGGTTCGCGAGCGCCGCGGGCAGGCGACCGCCGCGGTGCTGCGCCACGTCGTCGACCTCGCCGCCCAGGCCGGGGTCGCGGTCGAGACGGTGGCGTACGAGGGCGAGCCCGCGGCCTGCATCCTGCGCGAGGCCGCCGCGTGGCCCGCCGACGTGGTCGTCGTGGGTCGCTCCGGTGGCGGGCCGGTGGGGCACCCGTACGTCGGGTCCGAGGTCCGGGAGGTGCTCGAGTTCGCCGAGGTCCCGGTCCTGGTGGTCCCGCCGCCCTGA
- a CDS encoding V-type ATP synthase subunit D, with product MTGRVRGLPPGRAGRTWLRRRRGVAAHGADLLEQKLRALAAEETGFALRAERSRVAWEEAVAELDQWVLRSVLLGAERGIRLAGDGADTAVEVEWRVTMGVRYPASASCRVARADAECAPEATAALIPAAQAAERAVLAAVDHAVASAALTAVRDEIAATRRRRRALTERWIPRLDAASAELTVALEDQEHEEQVRLRWAAGRGTGRGFR from the coding sequence ATGACCGGCCGGGTGCGCGGGCTCCCGCCGGGGCGGGCCGGCCGGACCTGGTTGCGCCGGCGTCGCGGGGTCGCGGCCCACGGGGCGGACCTGCTGGAGCAGAAGCTGCGTGCGCTCGCCGCGGAGGAGACCGGGTTCGCGCTGCGGGCCGAGCGCAGCCGGGTCGCCTGGGAGGAGGCGGTGGCGGAACTGGACCAGTGGGTGCTGCGGTCCGTCCTGCTCGGCGCCGAGCGCGGCATCCGACTGGCGGGTGACGGGGCCGACACCGCGGTCGAGGTGGAGTGGCGGGTCACGATGGGCGTGCGCTACCCGGCGTCCGCGTCCTGCCGGGTGGCCCGGGCCGACGCGGAGTGCGCGCCGGAGGCCACCGCCGCACTGATCCCCGCCGCCCAGGCTGCTGAGCGCGCCGTGCTCGCCGCCGTCGACCACGCGGTCGCCAGCGCCGCGCTGACGGCGGTCCGGGACGAGATCGCCGCCACCCGTCGGCGCCGGCGCGCGCTGACCGAGCGCTGGATACCGCGGCTGGACGCGGCGTCCGCCGAGCTCACGGTGGCGCTGGAGGACCAGGAGCACGAGGAGCAGGTGCGGCTGCGGTGGGCCGCGGGTCGCGGGACGGGGAGGGGATTCCGGTGA
- a CDS encoding V-type ATP synthase subunit B, whose product MTARAGAGWGAVDHADVRELRGPLLVVGDTQGVGWDEYVTIRADGHPPRHGVVLEADRGLAVVQVLEGTDGLDPGRTRVRFTGAPLRIPVGDGWLGRVCNGRGEPLDGGPPVMGSHHAFTGGAPLNPLMREPPSDPVFTGISAIDGLATLVRGQKLPVFSVAGLPHLELATQIAAQSSAGGEPFSVVVAAMGVTHADAALVRDSLEERSRTGELVLLVNTADDPVIERILTPRIALTVAEALAFGGGRHVLVVLADMTSYAEALREVSAARGEIPARRAYPGYLYSDLASLYERCGRVRGLPGSVTILPVVTMPADDITHPVPDLTGYITEGQLVMSPALHARGVYPPIDPLQSLSRLMRKGAGPGRTRDDHLDLAAQLLAALARARQARELADLVGADALSATDRRYLEYEEAFEQGLLDQGRSENRPLDRTLDLAWEVLGVLPPRELTMLPAALVAEHTAGVRG is encoded by the coding sequence ATGACCGCCCGGGCGGGTGCCGGGTGGGGTGCCGTCGACCACGCGGACGTGCGTGAGCTGCGCGGGCCGTTGCTGGTCGTCGGCGACACCCAGGGGGTCGGCTGGGACGAGTACGTCACCATCCGCGCCGACGGCCACCCGCCCCGGCACGGCGTCGTGCTGGAGGCGGACCGGGGGCTCGCGGTCGTCCAGGTGCTCGAGGGGACCGACGGGCTGGACCCCGGGCGGACGCGGGTCCGCTTCACGGGTGCGCCGCTGCGGATCCCGGTCGGCGACGGCTGGCTGGGCCGGGTCTGCAACGGGCGGGGCGAGCCGCTGGACGGCGGTCCGCCCGTCATGGGCTCGCACCACGCGTTCACCGGCGGCGCGCCGCTGAACCCGCTGATGCGTGAGCCACCGTCGGACCCGGTGTTCACGGGGATCTCCGCCATCGACGGGCTGGCGACGCTGGTGCGCGGGCAGAAGCTGCCGGTGTTCTCCGTCGCCGGGCTGCCGCACCTGGAGCTGGCGACGCAGATCGCGGCGCAGTCCAGCGCCGGCGGCGAGCCGTTCAGCGTCGTGGTCGCAGCGATGGGGGTCACCCACGCCGACGCCGCGCTGGTCCGCGACTCCCTCGAGGAGCGGTCCCGCACCGGGGAGCTGGTGCTCCTCGTCAACACCGCCGACGACCCGGTCATCGAGCGCATCCTCACCCCGCGGATCGCCCTCACCGTCGCGGAGGCGCTCGCGTTCGGGGGCGGCCGGCACGTGCTCGTGGTCCTGGCCGACATGACCTCGTACGCGGAGGCGCTGCGCGAGGTGTCGGCGGCCCGGGGGGAGATCCCGGCGCGGCGGGCCTACCCCGGCTACCTGTACAGCGACCTCGCGTCGCTGTACGAGCGCTGCGGCCGGGTCCGCGGCCTGCCGGGGTCGGTGACGATCCTGCCGGTGGTGACGATGCCGGCCGACGACATCACCCACCCCGTCCCGGACCTCACCGGCTACATCACCGAGGGCCAGCTGGTCATGTCCCCGGCGCTGCACGCGCGCGGCGTCTACCCCCCGATCGACCCGCTGCAGTCGCTGTCCCGGCTGATGCGCAAGGGTGCCGGTCCGGGGCGCACCCGGGACGACCACCTCGACCTCGCCGCGCAGCTGCTCGCCGCCCTGGCCCGGGCCCGGCAGGCGCGCGAGCTCGCCGACCTGGTCGGCGCCGACGCGCTGAGCGCCACCGACCGCCGCTACCTGGAGTACGAGGAGGCCTTCGAGCAGGGCCTGCTGGACCAGGGTCGCAGCGAGAACCGCCCGCTGGACCGCACGCTGGACCTGGCCTGGGAGGTGCTGGGGGTGCTGCCCCCGCGCGAGCTCACGATGCTCCCCGCGGCCCTGGTGGCGGAGCACACGGCGGGGGTGCGGGGATGA